One window from the genome of Haladaptatus paucihalophilus DX253 encodes:
- a CDS encoding AMP-binding protein, with protein sequence MPRYVTLDDSYETAREDFAWDLPETFNAAHDLVRKHDDPKGSVALFQASPDGRRETYTFHDIDVLSNRVANALSTLGVEFGDRVAVAVPQKPANPITHLACWKLGAISIPLSVLFGSEALGYRLDDSGANVAVVDEAVRESLDEVRDDCPDLEHVVEVDGDAEGDVRRFEELPRDGGRSFDLAETTPETPAIVMYTSGSTGPPKGVLHGHHVWVGHCPTYSMVFERNVLGKTVAWTPADWAWIGALGDLLFSSWHYGRPVVGYPMGKFDAEEAFELVEEFGVTDAFIPPTAIRMMMEVPDPTDAYDLDLDAISTGGEPLTPEILAWAEEELAGVAVNELYGQTEANLLVANCGDWFEAKPGSMGKPVPGHDVAIVDPETGEELSRGEVGQIAVRNPTEPAIFEEYWNAPKKTESVRVGDWHLTGDLAVQDEDDYIWFKSRDDDLIITSGYRVGPGEIEKAVLEHESVEQVGVVGVPDDTRGEIIAAFVQPVSGVEGTDALREEIRTLVRDRLAEYEYPRRIEFVARLPQTTTGKIQRTELRERAVEESGS encoded by the coding sequence ATGCCGCGGTACGTCACGCTCGACGACTCGTACGAAACCGCCCGCGAGGACTTCGCGTGGGACCTCCCCGAGACGTTCAACGCCGCCCACGACCTCGTCCGAAAGCACGACGACCCGAAAGGGTCCGTGGCCCTCTTCCAGGCCTCCCCCGACGGACGACGGGAAACGTACACGTTTCACGACATCGACGTGCTGTCGAACCGGGTCGCCAACGCCCTGTCGACCCTCGGCGTCGAGTTCGGCGACAGGGTCGCCGTCGCCGTCCCGCAGAAACCCGCGAACCCCATCACCCACCTCGCGTGCTGGAAACTCGGCGCGATATCGATACCGCTGTCGGTGCTGTTCGGGTCCGAGGCGCTCGGCTATCGACTCGACGACAGCGGCGCGAACGTCGCCGTCGTGGACGAGGCCGTTCGGGAGTCGCTGGACGAAGTTCGGGACGACTGTCCCGACCTCGAACACGTGGTGGAAGTGGACGGGGACGCCGAGGGTGATGTGCGGAGGTTCGAGGAACTGCCTCGGGACGGCGGGCGCTCGTTCGACCTCGCGGAGACGACGCCCGAGACGCCCGCCATCGTCATGTACACGAGCGGAAGCACGGGTCCGCCGAAAGGCGTCCTCCACGGGCATCACGTGTGGGTCGGCCACTGCCCGACGTACTCGATGGTTTTCGAGCGAAACGTCCTCGGGAAGACGGTGGCGTGGACGCCCGCGGACTGGGCGTGGATCGGCGCGCTCGGCGACCTGCTCTTTTCCTCGTGGCACTACGGCCGCCCGGTCGTCGGCTATCCGATGGGGAAGTTCGACGCCGAGGAGGCGTTCGAACTCGTCGAGGAGTTCGGCGTGACGGACGCGTTCATCCCGCCGACGGCCATCCGCATGATGATGGAAGTGCCCGACCCGACCGACGCCTACGACCTCGACCTCGACGCCATCAGTACCGGCGGCGAACCGCTGACGCCCGAGATTCTGGCGTGGGCCGAAGAGGAACTGGCGGGCGTCGCGGTGAACGAGCTATACGGCCAGACGGAGGCGAACCTGCTCGTCGCCAACTGTGGGGACTGGTTCGAGGCGAAACCGGGGAGCATGGGGAAACCCGTTCCGGGCCACGACGTCGCCATCGTGGACCCCGAGACGGGCGAGGAACTGTCGCGCGGCGAGGTCGGCCAAATCGCGGTTCGAAACCCCACCGAACCCGCGATATTCGAGGAGTACTGGAACGCCCCGAAGAAAACCGAGTCGGTTCGTGTCGGCGACTGGCACCTCACCGGCGACCTCGCGGTGCAGGACGAGGACGACTACATCTGGTTCAAATCGCGCGACGACGACCTCATCATCACGAGCGGCTACCGCGTCGGACCCGGCGAAATCGAGAAAGCCGTCCTCGAACACGAGTCGGTCGAACAGGTCGGCGTCGTCGGCGTCCCGGACGACACGCGCGGGGAAATCATCGCGGCGTTCGTCCAACCCGTTTCGGGAGTCGAGGGGACCGACGCGCTCCGCGAGGAGATACGAACCCTCGTCCGGGACCGCCTCGCGGAGTACGAGTATCCGCGTCGAATCGAGTTCGTCGCCCGACTGCCTCAGACGACAACCGGGAAGATTCAGCGAACGGAGTTGCGGGAGCGGGCGGTCGAGGAATCCGGTTCGTGA
- the proS gene encoding proline--tRNA ligase, with protein sequence MSNDDQELGITESKSYSPGDWYAEVVLKAGLADYAPMGGFIVTRPRGYALWEGLQDHLDGWFKETGAQNAYFPALIPESYLERESDIVEGFDPEVAWVTHGGHDELDERLAFRPTSESIITPFMSQWVRSHRDLPLRLNQWCSVIRWEATDTKPFFRTKEFLWQEGHTAHETEEEAWDETMTRLEQYQRVFEEVLAIPVMPGRKPEHDKFPGADTTTTVEALMPDGKSVQGATSHYLGQGFAEAYDLYFTDENEDERVAHTTSWGLSWRALGALIMTHSDEQGFVCPPTLAPEQVVIVPIWQEENREEVLSYAEGIAEDLEEAGVRVELDDRDERNPGFKFNEWELKGVPVRFEIGPHEVEDDEITVVHRPDGENVVEDRADIAETVEDHFDAVFDKMYEAAEENLEDNIREADSRADILGTIGQHGGYVKTAWCGDEDCEAEIKDQISAEIVMVPLDRDEEPCGDECSICGDEAEETAYFAKSY encoded by the coding sequence ATGAGCAACGACGACCAGGAACTCGGCATCACCGAGTCCAAATCGTACAGTCCCGGCGACTGGTACGCCGAAGTGGTTCTGAAGGCGGGTCTCGCCGACTACGCGCCGATGGGCGGGTTCATCGTGACCCGACCCCGCGGCTACGCCCTCTGGGAGGGCCTGCAGGACCACCTCGACGGCTGGTTCAAGGAGACGGGGGCGCAGAACGCCTACTTCCCCGCGCTCATCCCCGAGAGCTACCTCGAACGCGAGAGCGACATCGTGGAAGGGTTCGACCCGGAAGTCGCGTGGGTCACTCACGGCGGGCACGACGAACTGGACGAGCGCCTCGCGTTCCGCCCCACCAGCGAGAGCATCATCACGCCGTTCATGAGCCAGTGGGTGCGGAGCCACCGCGACCTGCCGCTCCGACTCAACCAGTGGTGTAGCGTGATTCGGTGGGAGGCGACGGACACCAAGCCGTTCTTCCGCACGAAGGAGTTCCTCTGGCAGGAAGGTCACACGGCCCACGAGACCGAGGAGGAGGCGTGGGACGAGACGATGACCCGCCTCGAGCAGTACCAGCGGGTCTTCGAGGAGGTGCTGGCGATTCCGGTCATGCCCGGCCGCAAGCCCGAACACGACAAGTTCCCCGGCGCGGACACCACGACGACCGTCGAGGCGCTCATGCCCGACGGCAAGTCGGTGCAGGGCGCGACCAGCCACTACCTCGGACAGGGCTTCGCGGAGGCGTACGACCTCTACTTCACCGACGAGAACGAGGACGAGCGCGTGGCGCACACCACCTCGTGGGGGCTGTCGTGGCGCGCGCTCGGGGCGCTCATCATGACCCACAGCGACGAGCAGGGGTTCGTCTGTCCGCCCACGCTCGCGCCCGAGCAGGTCGTCATCGTCCCGATTTGGCAGGAGGAGAACCGCGAAGAGGTGCTCTCGTACGCCGAGGGTATCGCCGAGGACCTCGAAGAGGCGGGCGTCCGCGTCGAACTCGACGACCGCGACGAGCGCAACCCCGGTTTCAAGTTCAACGAGTGGGAACTGAAGGGCGTCCCCGTCCGCTTCGAAATCGGCCCGCACGAGGTTGAGGACGACGAGATTACGGTCGTTCACCGACCCGACGGCGAGAACGTCGTGGAGGACCGCGCGGACATCGCCGAGACCGTCGAGGACCACTTCGACGCGGTGTTCGACAAGATGTACGAGGCGGCCGAGGAGAACCTCGAAGACAACATCCGGGAAGCCGACTCCCGCGCCGACATCCTCGGCACCATCGGTCAGCACGGCGGCTACGTGAAAACCGCGTGGTGTGGCGACGAGGACTGCGAGGCCGAAATCAAAGACCAGATTTCGGCGGAGATCGTCATGGTGCCCCTCGACCGCGACGAGGAACCGTGCGGCGACGAGTGTTCCATCTGCGGCGACGAGGCCGAGGAGACGGCGTACTTCGCGAAGTCGTACTGA
- a CDS encoding 8-oxo-dGTP diphosphatase, whose protein sequence is MQPATLCYPIRGDEILLIRKKRGLGEGKLVGPGGKVEDGETPRDAAIREVEEEIRVSVENPTKVGEFEFVFGTESEMFVHVFRTEEFSGAPQETEEADPRWFDVEDMPYGEMWEDDRLWMPYLLSEETFSGWFRFDEDGDEMLEQELETGVEF, encoded by the coding sequence ATGCAACCCGCGACGCTCTGTTATCCGATTCGCGGCGACGAAATCCTCCTCATCCGCAAGAAACGCGGCCTCGGCGAGGGGAAACTCGTCGGTCCCGGCGGAAAAGTCGAGGACGGCGAGACCCCCCGCGACGCCGCGATTCGGGAGGTCGAGGAGGAGATTCGCGTGTCCGTGGAGAACCCGACCAAGGTCGGCGAGTTCGAGTTCGTGTTTGGAACGGAGTCGGAGATGTTCGTCCACGTCTTCCGCACCGAGGAATTTTCGGGAGCCCCCCAAGAAACCGAGGAGGCCGACCCGCGATGGTTCGACGTCGAGGACATGCCCTACGGCGAGATGTGGGAGGACGACCGCCTCTGGATGCCGTATTTGCTATCTGAGGAGACGTTCTCGGGATGGTTCCGGTTCGATGAAGACGGCGACGAGATGCTCGAACAGGAGTTGGAAACCGGCGTGGAATTTTGA
- a CDS encoding beta-CASP ribonuclease aCPSF1 — MSKVEQQLEDLKATITSELPSDISVSDVKYEGPELVVYTRDPKKFARNGDLIRKLASQLRKRITVRPDPDVLSRPDTAREDILDVIPEEAGVTDLDFHADTGEVVIQAEKPGMVIGKHGSTLREITQEVGWTPEVVRTPPIESSTVSNVRNFLKQERDDRRNILEKVGRQIHREEMSDEEWVRVTTLGCCREVGRASFILSTPETRILIDCGDKPGSDDVPYLQVEEALGAGAATIDAVVLTHAHLDHSALIPLLFKYGYDGPIYTTEPTRDLMGLLQLDYLDVAAKEGRVPPYESEMVREALKHTIPLEYGDVTDIAPDVKLTFHNAGHILGSAVTHFHIGDGLYNVAFSGDIHYTDTRLFNGAVNDFPRVETLILESTYGGRNDYQTDQKDSEEKLKKVINETYEKGGKVVIPAFAVGRSQEMMLVIEEAMRNGDIPEMPVHLDGMIWEATAIHTTYPEYLRDDLRDRIFHEDENPFLAPQFNHIDGGEEERQDVADGDQCIILSTSGMVTGGPIMSWLEHVGPDPDSTMVFVGYQAQGTLGRRIQSGWDEIPINGRGGRNKTLNLELDVETVDGFSGHADRAGLMNFVKTMNPRPEKVLCVHGDESSTQDLSSSLYHDFNIRTFAPKNLETFRFK, encoded by the coding sequence ATGAGTAAAGTAGAGCAACAACTCGAAGACCTCAAAGCAACGATTACGAGCGAACTCCCGAGCGACATTTCGGTATCCGACGTCAAGTACGAAGGGCCGGAACTCGTCGTCTACACGCGCGACCCGAAGAAGTTCGCGCGCAACGGCGACCTGATCCGAAAGCTGGCGAGCCAACTGCGAAAGCGCATCACGGTTCGCCCCGACCCCGACGTCCTCTCACGCCCCGACACGGCGCGCGAGGACATCCTCGACGTCATCCCCGAGGAAGCGGGCGTGACGGACCTCGACTTCCACGCCGATACCGGCGAAGTCGTCATTCAGGCCGAGAAACCCGGCATGGTCATCGGCAAGCACGGGAGTACGCTCCGAGAGATAACCCAAGAAGTCGGCTGGACGCCCGAAGTCGTCAGGACGCCGCCCATCGAATCCTCGACGGTTTCCAACGTCCGGAACTTCCTCAAACAGGAACGCGACGACCGTCGCAACATCCTGGAGAAGGTCGGCCGACAGATACACCGCGAGGAGATGAGCGACGAGGAGTGGGTCCGCGTCACGACGCTCGGCTGTTGCCGCGAAGTCGGTCGGGCGAGCTTCATCCTCTCGACGCCCGAAACCCGCATCCTCATCGACTGTGGCGACAAGCCCGGTTCCGACGACGTGCCGTACCTCCAAGTCGAGGAGGCGCTCGGCGCGGGGGCTGCCACCATCGACGCCGTGGTGCTCACCCACGCTCACCTCGACCACAGCGCGCTCATTCCGCTCCTGTTCAAGTACGGCTACGACGGCCCGATTTACACGACCGAACCGACCCGCGACCTGATGGGACTGCTCCAACTCGACTACCTCGACGTGGCCGCGAAGGAGGGCCGCGTCCCGCCGTACGAGAGCGAGATGGTTCGGGAAGCGCTCAAACACACCATTCCGCTGGAGTACGGCGACGTCACTGACATCGCGCCCGACGTGAAACTCACGTTCCACAACGCCGGCCACATCCTCGGCTCCGCGGTGACGCACTTCCACATCGGCGATGGCCTGTACAACGTGGCGTTCTCCGGCGACATCCACTACACCGACACGCGCCTGTTCAACGGCGCGGTGAACGACTTCCCGCGCGTCGAAACGCTCATCCTCGAATCGACCTACGGCGGTCGGAACGACTACCAGACCGACCAGAAGGATTCGGAGGAGAAACTCAAGAAGGTCATCAACGAGACGTACGAGAAGGGCGGCAAGGTCGTCATTCCCGCGTTCGCGGTCGGTCGGTCACAGGAGATGATGCTCGTCATCGAGGAGGCGATGCGAAACGGCGACATCCCGGAGATGCCCGTCCACCTCGACGGGATGATATGGGAGGCGACGGCCATCCACACGACGTACCCCGAATACCTGCGCGACGACCTCCGAGACCGTATCTTCCACGAGGACGAGAACCCGTTCCTCGCGCCGCAGTTCAACCACATCGACGGCGGCGAGGAGGAACGACAGGACGTCGCGGACGGCGACCAGTGTATCATCCTCTCGACGTCCGGGATGGTCACCGGCGGCCCCATCATGTCGTGGCTCGAACACGTCGGCCCGGACCCGGACAGCACGATGGTGTTCGTCGGTTACCAGGCACAGGGAACCCTCGGTCGCCGCATCCAGAGCGGGTGGGACGAAATCCCGATCAACGGACGCGGCGGTCGGAACAAGACGCTCAACCTCGAACTCGACGTGGAAACCGTGGACGGCTTCTCCGGCCACGCCGACCGCGCCGGGTTGATGAACTTCGTCAAGACGATGAACCCGCGCCCCGAGAAGGTGCTCTGTGTCCACGGCGACGAGAGTTCCACCCAAGACCTCTCCTCGTCGCTCTACCACGACTTCAACATCCGCACGTTCGCGCCGAAGAATCTGGAGACGTTCCGGTTCAAGTGA
- the mce gene encoding methylmalonyl-CoA epimerase: protein MQIDHIGIATDDAAGLAETYEALFDAPVAHEEEFDGLRVVFLDFGGSYFELLEPLEDGTISRYLDKNGAGIHHVALETDDIEGALETAREHGVECIDEEPRPGAWGHDVAFLHPKSTGGVLVEYVEH, encoded by the coding sequence ATGCAGATAGACCACATCGGCATCGCAACCGACGATGCGGCCGGACTCGCGGAGACGTACGAAGCGCTGTTCGACGCCCCCGTCGCCCACGAGGAGGAGTTCGACGGACTCCGCGTCGTCTTCCTCGATTTCGGTGGCAGCTACTTCGAACTGCTCGAACCGCTCGAAGACGGAACGATTTCTCGGTATCTCGACAAGAACGGAGCGGGCATCCACCACGTCGCGCTCGAAACCGACGACATCGAGGGCGCGCTCGAAACGGCGCGCGAGCACGGCGTCGAATGCATCGACGAGGAACCGCGACCCGGCGCGTGGGGTCACGACGTGGCGTTCCTCCACCCGAAATCGACGGGCGGCGTGCTGGTGGAGTACGTCGAACACTGA